In a genomic window of Polyodon spathula isolate WHYD16114869_AA chromosome 21, ASM1765450v1, whole genome shotgun sequence:
- the phc1 gene encoding polyhomeotic-like protein 1 isoform X2: METDGDQNSGVANGNTASGGNSRPTQIAQMSLYERQAVQALQALQRQPNAAQYFQQLMLQQHISSAQLHSFAAVQQATLTASRQASSPNASFAQLTSTSQATMNLTTSSGGGALLTSRATGPAPSTQASALNQSVLLGSAGAGQGQMYLRVNRSLRTPLSSQFILMSGGAAAMATVQQQQQQQQQQEVPATNTSGHPDINQVQKQALRCPPSSAVLSVSAAPGPAQRTTLPKTEGAGQGEKKAGEAESGGGGVGINLTRNISNSQATLITTAPYSLLQQQFTSHQQQKSNPSQQQLLMHHQQQSASSLATHHTNQQQHQQANSAATAMQQTHHCTASSANATSNNSHCLASLANTSAHQQQHPSSSQSSRQMVLHTSTLSYQPRAITSVTNTAQILHTSVAVGLSQSTQSIGGAQTLVVQPLPPQNQTYENRLSVTRHSNLTPVPIQPKTSSQTVTAATQLKIPVPGSHCHTQFPVKHPPPILPAPPSHAPHIPVQLVGARQPGQVSAQALGLTQVIAVSSAQSCNSNSSTMGHIHNVQHSGVAQQHVHVKPLSGAVHDNSQANQHQQGGGGGGGGGGEKVQPVGSGNVGVSAATTSFGNVGMGFSSLVTTAAVLPQQLQLPHQQSLQQHQQKQQPKIVRPCSGAICGSVLGPGSISGASAATQTSATDVSAKTGAAAASGVYVQPLQLQVKQPVGGIKRKAEAGEQNEKKRESPPSLHPSLEGPYQKPDNTPEKNQASDLTPLVPSLSSPLTASRGVASDPSLLSSGHHGNDSKPPQAIVKPQVLTHLIEGFVIQEGAEPFPVGGPVKDRQEGVSSLLAFSPSSLPDHYYQNTVSNGKSSLLKCEYCGNLELALQFRGSKRFCSMTCAKRYNVSCIHQFRPKHKKVKGARLGDGGGVRMRRRGPHRSSSEIPCSKITVRNLDNKTRSDSSQGSGENSSYEDEAPSPNLSPSCSQPSHSEQAAHDSSGSAPAELPLHGEPHFLSENPAHWSMEEVCEFISSLHGCQEVATEFLAQKIDGQALLLLKEEHLMTAMNIKLGPALKICAHINMLKEG; the protein is encoded by the exons GCTACACTTACAGCCAGCAGACAGGCCAGTTCTCCCAATGCCAGCTTTGCGCAGCTCACCAGTACATCCCAGGCTACT atGAACTTAACCACATCTTCTGGGGGCGGTGCCTTGCTGACATCACGAGCAACAGGCCCTGCTCCCTCCACACAGGCCAGTGCTCTGAaccagtcagtgctgctgggcagTGCAGGAGCGGGGCAAGGGCAGATGTATCTCAGA GTGAACCGCTCTTTGAgaactcccctctcctctcagtTCATCCTCATGTCGGGCGGGGCTGCTGCCATGGCAAcagtccagcagcagcagcagcagcaacaacaacaggaAGTCCCAGCCACGAACACCAGTGGCCATCCTGACATCAACCAG GTTCAGAAACAGGCACTACGTTGCCCtcccagctctgcagtgttgtctGTCTCAGCTGCTCCGGGACCTGCTCAGAGAACCACTCTGCCCAAAACAGAGGGAGCGGGACAGGGGGAGAAGAAAGCAGGAGAGGCAGAGAGTGGAGGCGGAGGAGTGGGCATCAATCTCACCAGGAATATCAGCAACTCGCAGGCTACTCTTATTACTACAG CACCTTACTCATTGCTTCAACAGCAGTTCACTTCTCACCAACAACAAAAATCAAATCCCAGCCAGCAGCAACTTTTAATGCATCACCAGCAGCAATCAGCAAGCAGTCTGGCTACACACCACACAAATCAACAACAGCACCAGCAAGCAAACAGTGCGGCCACAGCCATGCAGCAGACGCATCATTGTACCGCATCCAGTGCCAACGCAACTTCGAACAATTCCCATTGCCTTGCATCACTGGCCAACACATCCGCCCACCAGCAGCAACACCCCAGCTCCTCCCAGTCCTCCCGGCAGATGGTCCTCCATACCTCCACTCTCAGTTACCAGCCCCGAGCCATCACTTCAGTGACCAACACCGCTCAGATTCTGCACACCTCGGTGGCGGTTGGGCTGTCGCAGAGCACCCAGTCCATAGGGGGAGCCCAAACACTGGTGGTGCAACCATTACCACCCCAGAATCAGACCTACGAAAACCGCTTGTCAGTAACCCGTCACAGCAACTTGACACCGGTTCCCATACAACCCAAAACTAGTTCACAAACAGTGACTGCAGCTACCCAGCTTAAGATCCCAGTTCCGGGTTCCCATTGCCACACCCAGTTCCCAGTCAAACACCCTCCCCCCATTTTACCAGCCCCCCCTTCTCACGCTCCCCACATTCCGGTTCAGCTGGTAGGAGCCAGGCAGCCAGGGCAAGTGAGTGCCCAGGCTTTGGGCCTAACCCAAGTGATCGCCGTTAGCAGCGCGCAAAGCTGTAACAGTAACAGCAGCACAATGGGTCACATTCATAATGTTCAACACAGTGGGGTCGCTCAGCAACATGTTCATGTCAAGCCTCTTTCTGGGGCTGTCCATGACAACAGCCAGGCCAATCAGCATCagcaaggaggaggaggaggaggaggaggaggaggcgagAAGGTCCAGCCAGTGGGATCTGGTAATGTGGGTGTGTCTGCCGCCACCACTTCTTTTGGGAATGTCGGTATGGGCTTCTCTTCGCTGGTGACGACGGCAGCTGTTTTACCCCAGCAACTGCAGTTACCACATCAACAGAGCCTCCAGCAGCATCAGCAGAAACAACAGCCCAAGATTGTCAGACCCTGTTCTGGTGCCATTTGCGGTTCTGTTTTGGGGCCTGGAAGCATTAGTGGCGCTAGTGCCGCCACGCAGACCTCTGCGACGGATGTGTCAGCAAAGACAGGAGCTGCTGCAGCCAGCGGAGTATATGTGCAGCCACTGCAACTGCAG GTTAAGCAGCCAGTGGGAGGAATAAAAAGAAAGGCAGAGGCGGgtgaacaaaatgagaaaaagagagagagccCCCCCTCCCTTCATCCATCATTGGAGGGGCCATACCAAAAACCAGACAATACCCCAGAGAAAAACCAGGCCTCAG aCCTCACTCCACTTGTCCCCTCCCTCTCCAGCCCCCTCACTGCCTCCAGGGGCGTGGCCTCAGACCCCTCCCTCTTGTCCAGTGGTCACCACGGGAACGATTCCAAGCCTCCCCAGGCCATTGTGAAGCCACAGGTTCTGACTCATCTCATCGAGGGCTTTGTGATTCAGGAGGGCGCAGAACCTTTTCCT GTGGGTGGACCAGTGAAAGACAGGCAGGAAGGAGTGTCCTCTCTCCTAGCCTTTTCTCCTTCCTCACTTCCTGATCACTACTATCAAAACACAG TCTCGAATGGGAAGTCCTCTCTGTTGAAGTGCGAGTACTGTGGCAACCTGGAACTCGCGCTGCAGTTCAGAGGATCCAAGCGCTTCTGCTCCATGACCTGTGCCAAGAG GTACAATGTGAGCTGCATTCACCAGTTCCGCCCGAAACATAAGAAAGTGAAGGGGGCCAGGCTTGGGGATGGGGGAGGAGTCAGGATGAGGCGCAGGGGTCCTCACAGGAGCAGCAGCGAGATTCCCTGCTCAAAAATCACTGTTAGAAACCTTGATAAcaag ACTCGCTCTGATTCCAGCCAAGGCTCGGGTGAGAACTCCAGCTATGAAGACGAGGCTCCCTCCCCAAACCTCTCCCCTTCCTGCTCTCAACCCTCCCACTCCGAGCAGGCTGCGCATGATTCATCCGGATCCGCTCCTGCTGAGCTGCCATTACATGGTGAGCCTCACTTCCTGTCTGAGAACCCTGCCCACTGGAGCATGGAGGAAGTGTGCGAGTTCATTTCCTCTCTGCATG GCTGCCAGGAGGTGGCAACAGAGTTTCTAGCTCAGAAGATTGACGGGCAGGCCctgctgcttctgaaggaagAGCACCTGATGACTGCCATGAACATCAAGCTTGGACCAGCGCTGAAGATCTGTGCGCATATCAACATGCTGAAGGAGGGCTAG
- the phc1 gene encoding polyhomeotic-like protein 1 isoform X1 encodes METDGDQNSGVANGNTASGGNSRPTQIAQMSLYERQAVQALQALQRQPNAAQYFQQLMLQQHISSAQLHSFAAVQQATLTASRQASSPNASFAQLTSTSQATMNLTTSSGGGALLTSRATGPAPSTQASALNQSVLLGSAGAGQGQMYLRVNRSLRTPLSSQFILMSGGAAAMATVQQQQQQQQQQEVPATNTSGHPDINQVQKQALRCPPSSAVLSVSAAPGPAQRTTLPKTEGAGQGEKKAGEAESGGGGVGINLTRNISNSQATLITTAPYSLLQQQFTSHQQQKSNPSQQQLLMHHQQQSASSLATHHTNQQQHQQANSAATAMQQTHHCTASSANATSNNSHCLASLANTSAHQQQHPSSSQSSRQMVLHTSTLSYQPRAITSVTNTAQILHTSVAVGLSQSTQSIGGAQTLVVQPLPPQNQTYENRLSVTRHSNLTPVPIQPKTSSQTVTAATQLKIPVPGSHCHTQFPVKHPPPILPAPPSHAPHIPVQLVGARQPGQVSAQALGLTQVIAVSSAQSCNSNSSTMGHIHNVQHSGVAQQHVHVKPLSGAVHDNSQANQHQQGGGGGGGGGGEKVQPVGSGNVGVSAATTSFGNVGMGFSSLVTTAAVLPQQLQLPHQQSLQQHQQKQQPKIVRPCSGAICGSVLGPGSISGASAATQTSATDVSAKTGAAAASGVYVQPLQLQVKQPVGGIKRKAEAGEQNEKKRESPPSLHPSLEGPYQKPDNTPEKNQASDLTPLVPSLSSPLTASRGVASDPSLLSSGHHGNDSKPPQAIVKPQVLTHLIEGFVIQEGAEPFPQLMSASKQQNPQNDDTELISTSSTVGGPVKDRQEGVSSLLAFSPSSLPDHYYQNTVSNGKSSLLKCEYCGNLELALQFRGSKRFCSMTCAKRYNVSCIHQFRPKHKKVKGARLGDGGGVRMRRRGPHRSSSEIPCSKITVRNLDNKTRSDSSQGSGENSSYEDEAPSPNLSPSCSQPSHSEQAAHDSSGSAPAELPLHGEPHFLSENPAHWSMEEVCEFISSLHGCQEVATEFLAQKIDGQALLLLKEEHLMTAMNIKLGPALKICAHINMLKEG; translated from the exons GCTACACTTACAGCCAGCAGACAGGCCAGTTCTCCCAATGCCAGCTTTGCGCAGCTCACCAGTACATCCCAGGCTACT atGAACTTAACCACATCTTCTGGGGGCGGTGCCTTGCTGACATCACGAGCAACAGGCCCTGCTCCCTCCACACAGGCCAGTGCTCTGAaccagtcagtgctgctgggcagTGCAGGAGCGGGGCAAGGGCAGATGTATCTCAGA GTGAACCGCTCTTTGAgaactcccctctcctctcagtTCATCCTCATGTCGGGCGGGGCTGCTGCCATGGCAAcagtccagcagcagcagcagcagcaacaacaacaggaAGTCCCAGCCACGAACACCAGTGGCCATCCTGACATCAACCAG GTTCAGAAACAGGCACTACGTTGCCCtcccagctctgcagtgttgtctGTCTCAGCTGCTCCGGGACCTGCTCAGAGAACCACTCTGCCCAAAACAGAGGGAGCGGGACAGGGGGAGAAGAAAGCAGGAGAGGCAGAGAGTGGAGGCGGAGGAGTGGGCATCAATCTCACCAGGAATATCAGCAACTCGCAGGCTACTCTTATTACTACAG CACCTTACTCATTGCTTCAACAGCAGTTCACTTCTCACCAACAACAAAAATCAAATCCCAGCCAGCAGCAACTTTTAATGCATCACCAGCAGCAATCAGCAAGCAGTCTGGCTACACACCACACAAATCAACAACAGCACCAGCAAGCAAACAGTGCGGCCACAGCCATGCAGCAGACGCATCATTGTACCGCATCCAGTGCCAACGCAACTTCGAACAATTCCCATTGCCTTGCATCACTGGCCAACACATCCGCCCACCAGCAGCAACACCCCAGCTCCTCCCAGTCCTCCCGGCAGATGGTCCTCCATACCTCCACTCTCAGTTACCAGCCCCGAGCCATCACTTCAGTGACCAACACCGCTCAGATTCTGCACACCTCGGTGGCGGTTGGGCTGTCGCAGAGCACCCAGTCCATAGGGGGAGCCCAAACACTGGTGGTGCAACCATTACCACCCCAGAATCAGACCTACGAAAACCGCTTGTCAGTAACCCGTCACAGCAACTTGACACCGGTTCCCATACAACCCAAAACTAGTTCACAAACAGTGACTGCAGCTACCCAGCTTAAGATCCCAGTTCCGGGTTCCCATTGCCACACCCAGTTCCCAGTCAAACACCCTCCCCCCATTTTACCAGCCCCCCCTTCTCACGCTCCCCACATTCCGGTTCAGCTGGTAGGAGCCAGGCAGCCAGGGCAAGTGAGTGCCCAGGCTTTGGGCCTAACCCAAGTGATCGCCGTTAGCAGCGCGCAAAGCTGTAACAGTAACAGCAGCACAATGGGTCACATTCATAATGTTCAACACAGTGGGGTCGCTCAGCAACATGTTCATGTCAAGCCTCTTTCTGGGGCTGTCCATGACAACAGCCAGGCCAATCAGCATCagcaaggaggaggaggaggaggaggaggaggaggcgagAAGGTCCAGCCAGTGGGATCTGGTAATGTGGGTGTGTCTGCCGCCACCACTTCTTTTGGGAATGTCGGTATGGGCTTCTCTTCGCTGGTGACGACGGCAGCTGTTTTACCCCAGCAACTGCAGTTACCACATCAACAGAGCCTCCAGCAGCATCAGCAGAAACAACAGCCCAAGATTGTCAGACCCTGTTCTGGTGCCATTTGCGGTTCTGTTTTGGGGCCTGGAAGCATTAGTGGCGCTAGTGCCGCCACGCAGACCTCTGCGACGGATGTGTCAGCAAAGACAGGAGCTGCTGCAGCCAGCGGAGTATATGTGCAGCCACTGCAACTGCAG GTTAAGCAGCCAGTGGGAGGAATAAAAAGAAAGGCAGAGGCGGgtgaacaaaatgagaaaaagagagagagccCCCCCTCCCTTCATCCATCATTGGAGGGGCCATACCAAAAACCAGACAATACCCCAGAGAAAAACCAGGCCTCAG aCCTCACTCCACTTGTCCCCTCCCTCTCCAGCCCCCTCACTGCCTCCAGGGGCGTGGCCTCAGACCCCTCCCTCTTGTCCAGTGGTCACCACGGGAACGATTCCAAGCCTCCCCAGGCCATTGTGAAGCCACAGGTTCTGACTCATCTCATCGAGGGCTTTGTGATTCAGGAGGGCGCAGAACCTTTTCCT caattgatGTCAGcctcaaaacaacaaaacccacagaatgaTGATACAGAACTAATTTCAACAAGTTCAACT GTGGGTGGACCAGTGAAAGACAGGCAGGAAGGAGTGTCCTCTCTCCTAGCCTTTTCTCCTTCCTCACTTCCTGATCACTACTATCAAAACACAG TCTCGAATGGGAAGTCCTCTCTGTTGAAGTGCGAGTACTGTGGCAACCTGGAACTCGCGCTGCAGTTCAGAGGATCCAAGCGCTTCTGCTCCATGACCTGTGCCAAGAG GTACAATGTGAGCTGCATTCACCAGTTCCGCCCGAAACATAAGAAAGTGAAGGGGGCCAGGCTTGGGGATGGGGGAGGAGTCAGGATGAGGCGCAGGGGTCCTCACAGGAGCAGCAGCGAGATTCCCTGCTCAAAAATCACTGTTAGAAACCTTGATAAcaag ACTCGCTCTGATTCCAGCCAAGGCTCGGGTGAGAACTCCAGCTATGAAGACGAGGCTCCCTCCCCAAACCTCTCCCCTTCCTGCTCTCAACCCTCCCACTCCGAGCAGGCTGCGCATGATTCATCCGGATCCGCTCCTGCTGAGCTGCCATTACATGGTGAGCCTCACTTCCTGTCTGAGAACCCTGCCCACTGGAGCATGGAGGAAGTGTGCGAGTTCATTTCCTCTCTGCATG GCTGCCAGGAGGTGGCAACAGAGTTTCTAGCTCAGAAGATTGACGGGCAGGCCctgctgcttctgaaggaagAGCACCTGATGACTGCCATGAACATCAAGCTTGGACCAGCGCTGAAGATCTGTGCGCATATCAACATGCTGAAGGAGGGCTAG
- the phc1 gene encoding polyhomeotic-like protein 1 isoform X3, with translation METDGDQNSGVANGNTASGGNSRPTQIAQMSLYERQAVQALQALQRQPNAAQYFQQLMLQQHISSAQLHSFAAVQQMNLTTSSGGGALLTSRATGPAPSTQASALNQSVLLGSAGAGQGQMYLRVNRSLRTPLSSQFILMSGGAAAMATVQQQQQQQQQQEVPATNTSGHPDINQVQKQALRCPPSSAVLSVSAAPGPAQRTTLPKTEGAGQGEKKAGEAESGGGGVGINLTRNISNSQATLITTAPYSLLQQQFTSHQQQKSNPSQQQLLMHHQQQSASSLATHHTNQQQHQQANSAATAMQQTHHCTASSANATSNNSHCLASLANTSAHQQQHPSSSQSSRQMVLHTSTLSYQPRAITSVTNTAQILHTSVAVGLSQSTQSIGGAQTLVVQPLPPQNQTYENRLSVTRHSNLTPVPIQPKTSSQTVTAATQLKIPVPGSHCHTQFPVKHPPPILPAPPSHAPHIPVQLVGARQPGQVSAQALGLTQVIAVSSAQSCNSNSSTMGHIHNVQHSGVAQQHVHVKPLSGAVHDNSQANQHQQGGGGGGGGGGEKVQPVGSGNVGVSAATTSFGNVGMGFSSLVTTAAVLPQQLQLPHQQSLQQHQQKQQPKIVRPCSGAICGSVLGPGSISGASAATQTSATDVSAKTGAAAASGVYVQPLQLQVKQPVGGIKRKAEAGEQNEKKRESPPSLHPSLEGPYQKPDNTPEKNQASDLTPLVPSLSSPLTASRGVASDPSLLSSGHHGNDSKPPQAIVKPQVLTHLIEGFVIQEGAEPFPQLMSASKQQNPQNDDTELISTSSTVGGPVKDRQEGVSSLLAFSPSSLPDHYYQNTVSNGKSSLLKCEYCGNLELALQFRGSKRFCSMTCAKRYNVSCIHQFRPKHKKVKGARLGDGGGVRMRRRGPHRSSSEIPCSKITVRNLDNKTRSDSSQGSGENSSYEDEAPSPNLSPSCSQPSHSEQAAHDSSGSAPAELPLHGEPHFLSENPAHWSMEEVCEFISSLHGCQEVATEFLAQKIDGQALLLLKEEHLMTAMNIKLGPALKICAHINMLKEG, from the exons atGAACTTAACCACATCTTCTGGGGGCGGTGCCTTGCTGACATCACGAGCAACAGGCCCTGCTCCCTCCACACAGGCCAGTGCTCTGAaccagtcagtgctgctgggcagTGCAGGAGCGGGGCAAGGGCAGATGTATCTCAGA GTGAACCGCTCTTTGAgaactcccctctcctctcagtTCATCCTCATGTCGGGCGGGGCTGCTGCCATGGCAAcagtccagcagcagcagcagcagcaacaacaacaggaAGTCCCAGCCACGAACACCAGTGGCCATCCTGACATCAACCAG GTTCAGAAACAGGCACTACGTTGCCCtcccagctctgcagtgttgtctGTCTCAGCTGCTCCGGGACCTGCTCAGAGAACCACTCTGCCCAAAACAGAGGGAGCGGGACAGGGGGAGAAGAAAGCAGGAGAGGCAGAGAGTGGAGGCGGAGGAGTGGGCATCAATCTCACCAGGAATATCAGCAACTCGCAGGCTACTCTTATTACTACAG CACCTTACTCATTGCTTCAACAGCAGTTCACTTCTCACCAACAACAAAAATCAAATCCCAGCCAGCAGCAACTTTTAATGCATCACCAGCAGCAATCAGCAAGCAGTCTGGCTACACACCACACAAATCAACAACAGCACCAGCAAGCAAACAGTGCGGCCACAGCCATGCAGCAGACGCATCATTGTACCGCATCCAGTGCCAACGCAACTTCGAACAATTCCCATTGCCTTGCATCACTGGCCAACACATCCGCCCACCAGCAGCAACACCCCAGCTCCTCCCAGTCCTCCCGGCAGATGGTCCTCCATACCTCCACTCTCAGTTACCAGCCCCGAGCCATCACTTCAGTGACCAACACCGCTCAGATTCTGCACACCTCGGTGGCGGTTGGGCTGTCGCAGAGCACCCAGTCCATAGGGGGAGCCCAAACACTGGTGGTGCAACCATTACCACCCCAGAATCAGACCTACGAAAACCGCTTGTCAGTAACCCGTCACAGCAACTTGACACCGGTTCCCATACAACCCAAAACTAGTTCACAAACAGTGACTGCAGCTACCCAGCTTAAGATCCCAGTTCCGGGTTCCCATTGCCACACCCAGTTCCCAGTCAAACACCCTCCCCCCATTTTACCAGCCCCCCCTTCTCACGCTCCCCACATTCCGGTTCAGCTGGTAGGAGCCAGGCAGCCAGGGCAAGTGAGTGCCCAGGCTTTGGGCCTAACCCAAGTGATCGCCGTTAGCAGCGCGCAAAGCTGTAACAGTAACAGCAGCACAATGGGTCACATTCATAATGTTCAACACAGTGGGGTCGCTCAGCAACATGTTCATGTCAAGCCTCTTTCTGGGGCTGTCCATGACAACAGCCAGGCCAATCAGCATCagcaaggaggaggaggaggaggaggaggaggaggcgagAAGGTCCAGCCAGTGGGATCTGGTAATGTGGGTGTGTCTGCCGCCACCACTTCTTTTGGGAATGTCGGTATGGGCTTCTCTTCGCTGGTGACGACGGCAGCTGTTTTACCCCAGCAACTGCAGTTACCACATCAACAGAGCCTCCAGCAGCATCAGCAGAAACAACAGCCCAAGATTGTCAGACCCTGTTCTGGTGCCATTTGCGGTTCTGTTTTGGGGCCTGGAAGCATTAGTGGCGCTAGTGCCGCCACGCAGACCTCTGCGACGGATGTGTCAGCAAAGACAGGAGCTGCTGCAGCCAGCGGAGTATATGTGCAGCCACTGCAACTGCAG GTTAAGCAGCCAGTGGGAGGAATAAAAAGAAAGGCAGAGGCGGgtgaacaaaatgagaaaaagagagagagccCCCCCTCCCTTCATCCATCATTGGAGGGGCCATACCAAAAACCAGACAATACCCCAGAGAAAAACCAGGCCTCAG aCCTCACTCCACTTGTCCCCTCCCTCTCCAGCCCCCTCACTGCCTCCAGGGGCGTGGCCTCAGACCCCTCCCTCTTGTCCAGTGGTCACCACGGGAACGATTCCAAGCCTCCCCAGGCCATTGTGAAGCCACAGGTTCTGACTCATCTCATCGAGGGCTTTGTGATTCAGGAGGGCGCAGAACCTTTTCCT caattgatGTCAGcctcaaaacaacaaaacccacagaatgaTGATACAGAACTAATTTCAACAAGTTCAACT GTGGGTGGACCAGTGAAAGACAGGCAGGAAGGAGTGTCCTCTCTCCTAGCCTTTTCTCCTTCCTCACTTCCTGATCACTACTATCAAAACACAG TCTCGAATGGGAAGTCCTCTCTGTTGAAGTGCGAGTACTGTGGCAACCTGGAACTCGCGCTGCAGTTCAGAGGATCCAAGCGCTTCTGCTCCATGACCTGTGCCAAGAG GTACAATGTGAGCTGCATTCACCAGTTCCGCCCGAAACATAAGAAAGTGAAGGGGGCCAGGCTTGGGGATGGGGGAGGAGTCAGGATGAGGCGCAGGGGTCCTCACAGGAGCAGCAGCGAGATTCCCTGCTCAAAAATCACTGTTAGAAACCTTGATAAcaag ACTCGCTCTGATTCCAGCCAAGGCTCGGGTGAGAACTCCAGCTATGAAGACGAGGCTCCCTCCCCAAACCTCTCCCCTTCCTGCTCTCAACCCTCCCACTCCGAGCAGGCTGCGCATGATTCATCCGGATCCGCTCCTGCTGAGCTGCCATTACATGGTGAGCCTCACTTCCTGTCTGAGAACCCTGCCCACTGGAGCATGGAGGAAGTGTGCGAGTTCATTTCCTCTCTGCATG GCTGCCAGGAGGTGGCAACAGAGTTTCTAGCTCAGAAGATTGACGGGCAGGCCctgctgcttctgaaggaagAGCACCTGATGACTGCCATGAACATCAAGCTTGGACCAGCGCTGAAGATCTGTGCGCATATCAACATGCTGAAGGAGGGCTAG